A section of the Saccopteryx leptura isolate mSacLep1 chromosome 6, mSacLep1_pri_phased_curated, whole genome shotgun sequence genome encodes:
- the GDF9 gene encoding growth/differentiation factor 9 isoform X1, with protein MALPCKFFFWFGCFSWLCFPISLGSQVSRGEAQIAAGAELESEAEPWSLLQPVDGRDRSGLFSPLFKVLCDGQGGSPRLQPNSRALRYMKRLYKAYATKEGIPKSNRSHLYNTVRLFTPSVQHKQASLDQMTGMVPSVDLLFNLDRVTAVEHLLKSILLYTFNNSVPFPSANCVCHLVMKEPESSSKTLPRAPYSFTFKPQFEFRKEYKWIEVDVTTLLQPLVASEKRSIHMSVNFTCMRDQLQHPSAQDSPLNLVLPSLLLYLNDTGAQSYHRWHSLHYKRSPAQAPDQGGLSACPTGEEAAKGVRSSRHRRGQEMVNSRLKKPLVPASFNLSEYFKQFIFPQNECELHDFRLSFSQLKWDNWIVAPHRYNPRYCKGDCPRAVGHRYGSPVHTMVQNIIYEKQLDSSVPRPSCVPAKYSPLSVLTIEPDGSIAYKEYEDMIATKCTCR; from the exons ATGGCACTTCCCTGCAAATTCTTCTTTTGGTTTGGCTGCTTTTCTTGGCTGTGTTTTCCTATTAGCCTTGGTTCTCAGGTTTCTAGGGGAGAAGCTCAGATTGCAGCAGGTGCTGAGTTGGAATCTGAGGCTGAACCTTGGTCCTTGCTGCAGCCTGTAGATGGGAGAGACAGATCTggcctcttttcccctctcttcaaGGTTCTGTGTGATGGGCAAGGTGGTTCCCCTAGGCTGCAGCCAAACTCCAGAGCTTTGCGCTACATGAAGAGGCTCTATAAGGCATATGCTACCAAGGAGGGGATCCCTAAATCCAACAGAAGTCACCTCTACAACACTGTTCGGCTCTTCACCCCTTCTGTCCAGCACAAGCAGGCTTCTCTGGACCAGATGACAG GAATGGTGCCATCAGTGGACCTGCTGTTTAACCTGGATCGTGTTACTGCTGTTGAACACTTACTCAAGTCAATCTTGCTATACACTTTCAACAACTCAGTTCCTTTCCCTTCTGCTAACTGCGTGTGCCACCTGGTGATGAAAGAGCCAGAGTCTTCTAGCAAGACTCTCCCTAGAGCTCCATACTCCTTTACCTTTAAACCACAGTTTGAATTTAGAAAGGAATACAAATGGATTGAGGTTGATGTGACCACCCTGCTTCAGCCTCTAGTGGCCTCGGAAAAGAGAAGTATTCACATGTCTGTGAATTTTACCTGCATGAGAGACCAGCTGCAGCACCCTTCAGCACAGGATAGTCCCTTGAACCTGGTACTCCCCTCACTGCTTTTATATCTGAATGACACAGGTGCTCAGTCTTATCACAGGTGGCATTCCCTTCACTATAAAAGGAGCCCTGCACAGGCTCCTGACCAAGgaggtctgtctgcctgtcccacAGGAGAAGAGGCTGCCAAGGGAGTAAGATCTTCCCGTCACCGGAGAGGTCAGGAAATGGTTAACTCAAGATTAAAGAAGCCTCTGGTTCCAGCTTCTTTCAATCTGAGTGAATACTTCAAACAgtttattttcccccaaaatgaGTGTGAGCTCCATGACTTTAGACTTAGCTTTAGTCAGCTGAAGTGGGACAACTGGATTGTGGCCCCACACAGATATAACCCCCGCTACTGTAAAGGGGACTGTCCAAGGGCAGTTGGACATCGGTATGGCTCTCCAGTCCACACCATGGTGCAGAACATCATCTATGAGAAGCAGCTCGACTCCTCAGTGCCAAGACCATCGTGTGTGCCTGCCAAATACAGCCCTTTGAGTGTGTTGACCATTGAGCCTGATGGCTCAATCGCTTATAAAGAATATGAAGATATGATAGCCACTAAGTGTACCTGTCGttaa
- the GDF9 gene encoding growth/differentiation factor 9 isoform X2 yields MLSPGEAPVPDPYPSRSGFWRVLCDGQGGSPRLQPNSRALRYMKRLYKAYATKEGIPKSNRSHLYNTVRLFTPSVQHKQASLDQMTGMVPSVDLLFNLDRVTAVEHLLKSILLYTFNNSVPFPSANCVCHLVMKEPESSSKTLPRAPYSFTFKPQFEFRKEYKWIEVDVTTLLQPLVASEKRSIHMSVNFTCMRDQLQHPSAQDSPLNLVLPSLLLYLNDTGAQSYHRWHSLHYKRSPAQAPDQGGLSACPTGEEAAKGVRSSRHRRGQEMVNSRLKKPLVPASFNLSEYFKQFIFPQNECELHDFRLSFSQLKWDNWIVAPHRYNPRYCKGDCPRAVGHRYGSPVHTMVQNIIYEKQLDSSVPRPSCVPAKYSPLSVLTIEPDGSIAYKEYEDMIATKCTCR; encoded by the exons GTTCTGTGTGATGGGCAAGGTGGTTCCCCTAGGCTGCAGCCAAACTCCAGAGCTTTGCGCTACATGAAGAGGCTCTATAAGGCATATGCTACCAAGGAGGGGATCCCTAAATCCAACAGAAGTCACCTCTACAACACTGTTCGGCTCTTCACCCCTTCTGTCCAGCACAAGCAGGCTTCTCTGGACCAGATGACAG GAATGGTGCCATCAGTGGACCTGCTGTTTAACCTGGATCGTGTTACTGCTGTTGAACACTTACTCAAGTCAATCTTGCTATACACTTTCAACAACTCAGTTCCTTTCCCTTCTGCTAACTGCGTGTGCCACCTGGTGATGAAAGAGCCAGAGTCTTCTAGCAAGACTCTCCCTAGAGCTCCATACTCCTTTACCTTTAAACCACAGTTTGAATTTAGAAAGGAATACAAATGGATTGAGGTTGATGTGACCACCCTGCTTCAGCCTCTAGTGGCCTCGGAAAAGAGAAGTATTCACATGTCTGTGAATTTTACCTGCATGAGAGACCAGCTGCAGCACCCTTCAGCACAGGATAGTCCCTTGAACCTGGTACTCCCCTCACTGCTTTTATATCTGAATGACACAGGTGCTCAGTCTTATCACAGGTGGCATTCCCTTCACTATAAAAGGAGCCCTGCACAGGCTCCTGACCAAGgaggtctgtctgcctgtcccacAGGAGAAGAGGCTGCCAAGGGAGTAAGATCTTCCCGTCACCGGAGAGGTCAGGAAATGGTTAACTCAAGATTAAAGAAGCCTCTGGTTCCAGCTTCTTTCAATCTGAGTGAATACTTCAAACAgtttattttcccccaaaatgaGTGTGAGCTCCATGACTTTAGACTTAGCTTTAGTCAGCTGAAGTGGGACAACTGGATTGTGGCCCCACACAGATATAACCCCCGCTACTGTAAAGGGGACTGTCCAAGGGCAGTTGGACATCGGTATGGCTCTCCAGTCCACACCATGGTGCAGAACATCATCTATGAGAAGCAGCTCGACTCCTCAGTGCCAAGACCATCGTGTGTGCCTGCCAAATACAGCCCTTTGAGTGTGTTGACCATTGAGCCTGATGGCTCAATCGCTTATAAAGAATATGAAGATATGATAGCCACTAAGTGTACCTGTCGttaa
- the GDF9 gene encoding growth/differentiation factor 9 isoform X3 yields the protein MKRLYKAYATKEGIPKSNRSHLYNTVRLFTPSVQHKQASLDQMTGMVPSVDLLFNLDRVTAVEHLLKSILLYTFNNSVPFPSANCVCHLVMKEPESSSKTLPRAPYSFTFKPQFEFRKEYKWIEVDVTTLLQPLVASEKRSIHMSVNFTCMRDQLQHPSAQDSPLNLVLPSLLLYLNDTGAQSYHRWHSLHYKRSPAQAPDQGGLSACPTGEEAAKGVRSSRHRRGQEMVNSRLKKPLVPASFNLSEYFKQFIFPQNECELHDFRLSFSQLKWDNWIVAPHRYNPRYCKGDCPRAVGHRYGSPVHTMVQNIIYEKQLDSSVPRPSCVPAKYSPLSVLTIEPDGSIAYKEYEDMIATKCTCR from the exons ATGAAGAGGCTCTATAAGGCATATGCTACCAAGGAGGGGATCCCTAAATCCAACAGAAGTCACCTCTACAACACTGTTCGGCTCTTCACCCCTTCTGTCCAGCACAAGCAGGCTTCTCTGGACCAGATGACAG GAATGGTGCCATCAGTGGACCTGCTGTTTAACCTGGATCGTGTTACTGCTGTTGAACACTTACTCAAGTCAATCTTGCTATACACTTTCAACAACTCAGTTCCTTTCCCTTCTGCTAACTGCGTGTGCCACCTGGTGATGAAAGAGCCAGAGTCTTCTAGCAAGACTCTCCCTAGAGCTCCATACTCCTTTACCTTTAAACCACAGTTTGAATTTAGAAAGGAATACAAATGGATTGAGGTTGATGTGACCACCCTGCTTCAGCCTCTAGTGGCCTCGGAAAAGAGAAGTATTCACATGTCTGTGAATTTTACCTGCATGAGAGACCAGCTGCAGCACCCTTCAGCACAGGATAGTCCCTTGAACCTGGTACTCCCCTCACTGCTTTTATATCTGAATGACACAGGTGCTCAGTCTTATCACAGGTGGCATTCCCTTCACTATAAAAGGAGCCCTGCACAGGCTCCTGACCAAGgaggtctgtctgcctgtcccacAGGAGAAGAGGCTGCCAAGGGAGTAAGATCTTCCCGTCACCGGAGAGGTCAGGAAATGGTTAACTCAAGATTAAAGAAGCCTCTGGTTCCAGCTTCTTTCAATCTGAGTGAATACTTCAAACAgtttattttcccccaaaatgaGTGTGAGCTCCATGACTTTAGACTTAGCTTTAGTCAGCTGAAGTGGGACAACTGGATTGTGGCCCCACACAGATATAACCCCCGCTACTGTAAAGGGGACTGTCCAAGGGCAGTTGGACATCGGTATGGCTCTCCAGTCCACACCATGGTGCAGAACATCATCTATGAGAAGCAGCTCGACTCCTCAGTGCCAAGACCATCGTGTGTGCCTGCCAAATACAGCCCTTTGAGTGTGTTGACCATTGAGCCTGATGGCTCAATCGCTTATAAAGAATATGAAGATATGATAGCCACTAAGTGTACCTGTCGttaa